A genomic region of Kribbella sp. NBC_00382 contains the following coding sequences:
- a CDS encoding SDR family oxidoreductase encodes MSLKGKTAIVTGASRGIGLAIAKRLVADGAHVVITGRKQDALNEAVADLGGRDYALAVAGNAADGEHRASVVAAAVATYGSVDLLVNNTGINPIYGSLLDVDSAVAAKMVDTNVLATIAWVKACSDAWMRAHGGSVVNLSSVAGLSPSPGIGWYGATKAMLSRVTAELAVELAPLIRVNAVAPAVIKTRFAGALYEGREDKVAAAYPMKRLGTPEDVASLVWFLLSDEASWITGQTITIDGGLTLNGGITG; translated from the coding sequence ATGAGCCTCAAGGGCAAGACGGCGATCGTCACCGGTGCCTCCCGCGGCATCGGGCTGGCGATCGCCAAGCGGCTGGTGGCCGATGGCGCTCATGTGGTCATCACCGGCCGCAAGCAGGACGCGCTGAACGAGGCGGTCGCCGACCTGGGTGGCCGCGACTACGCCTTGGCCGTGGCAGGCAACGCTGCCGACGGTGAGCACCGGGCGAGCGTGGTGGCCGCTGCGGTCGCGACGTACGGGTCGGTGGATCTGCTGGTCAACAACACCGGCATCAACCCGATCTACGGCTCGCTGCTCGACGTGGACAGCGCGGTGGCGGCCAAGATGGTCGACACGAACGTGCTGGCGACCATTGCGTGGGTCAAGGCTTGCAGTGATGCGTGGATGCGCGCCCACGGGGGCTCGGTGGTCAACCTGTCCTCGGTGGCCGGCCTCTCGCCCTCGCCGGGCATCGGCTGGTACGGCGCCACGAAGGCGATGCTGTCGCGGGTGACGGCTGAGCTCGCGGTGGAGCTGGCACCGTTGATTCGGGTCAACGCCGTCGCTCCGGCGGTGATCAAGACCAGGTTCGCCGGCGCCCTCTACGAAGGCCGCGAGGACAAGGTCGCAGCGGCGTACCCGATGAAGCGCCTGGGCACGCCGGAGGACGTCGCGTCCCTGGTCTGGTTCCTGCTCTCCGACGAAGCCTCCTGGATCACCGGCCAAACCATCACCATCGACGGCGGCCTCACCCTCAACGGCGGCATCACCGGCTGA
- a CDS encoding (R)-mandelonitrile lyase — MQLLPKTPSTKGPAEMFTGDVWFDVIIRGEEPSRVRVNTVRFAPGARTAWHKHAQGQTLHVTDGVGLIQARGGEVTTIRPGDVIYTPPGEWHWHGGSPDNFMVHTAIWEAGEPDVPESEWGEHVTDAEYGVS, encoded by the coding sequence GTGCAACTGCTACCCAAGACGCCGAGCACCAAGGGACCTGCCGAGATGTTCACCGGCGACGTCTGGTTCGACGTGATCATCCGCGGTGAGGAGCCGTCCCGGGTGCGGGTCAACACGGTCCGCTTCGCCCCTGGTGCTCGCACTGCCTGGCACAAGCACGCGCAGGGCCAGACGCTGCACGTCACCGACGGGGTCGGGCTGATCCAGGCGCGTGGTGGCGAGGTCACCACGATCCGCCCGGGCGACGTGATCTACACGCCGCCGGGCGAGTGGCACTGGCACGGTGGTTCGCCGGACAACTTCATGGTCCACACGGCGATCTGGGAAGCCGGTGAGCCGGACGTCCCCGAGTCGGAGTGGGGCGAGCACGTCACGGACGCGGAGTACGGCGTCTCGTAG
- a CDS encoding helix-turn-helix domain-containing protein has protein sequence MDHRAEIREFLSSRRARITPERAGLPAYGGNRRVKGLRREEVALLAGVSVDYYIRLERGNLSGASESVLEAVARALQLDEAEQAHLFALARESEATPARRRRSTAQGVKPAIQQILDAITDAPAWIRNDRHDLLAANKLALALYAPMLADSRRPANTARFVYLDPASKDFFPHWDRTADDIAAILRSAAGRNPHDKALTELIGELSTRSEIFRTRWAAHNVRFHRTGKKQLHHPVVGALDLDFEAMEFPSSPGLTLLVYTAAPGTPTADALKLLASWAATEPVALSKE, from the coding sequence ATGGACCACAGAGCCGAGATCCGGGAGTTCCTCAGCTCCCGGCGTGCGCGGATCACCCCAGAGCGCGCCGGGCTCCCGGCGTACGGCGGCAACCGCCGGGTGAAGGGACTGCGCCGGGAAGAGGTCGCCCTGCTCGCGGGAGTGTCCGTGGACTACTACATCCGGCTGGAGCGCGGAAACCTCAGCGGAGCCTCCGAGAGCGTGCTGGAGGCGGTAGCCCGAGCCCTGCAACTCGACGAGGCCGAGCAAGCCCACCTGTTCGCCCTAGCCCGCGAGAGCGAGGCGACGCCCGCCCGGCGCAGGCGTAGTACGGCGCAGGGTGTGAAGCCTGCCATCCAGCAGATCCTGGACGCGATCACCGACGCACCTGCCTGGATCCGCAACGACCGGCACGACCTGCTCGCCGCCAACAAGCTGGCACTGGCCCTGTACGCACCGATGCTGGCCGACTCCCGGCGACCGGCCAACACCGCACGCTTCGTCTACCTCGACCCGGCGTCCAAGGACTTCTTCCCCCATTGGGATCGCACTGCTGACGACATCGCAGCCATCCTGCGCTCAGCCGCTGGCCGCAATCCCCACGACAAGGCGCTGACCGAGCTGATCGGCGAACTCTCCACCCGCAGTGAGATCTTCCGGACCCGCTGGGCCGCCCACAACGTCCGCTTCCACCGCACCGGCAAGAAGCAACTGCACCACCCGGTGGTCGGCGCCCTCGACCTCGACTTCGAGGCGATGGAGTTCCCGTCCTCCCCCGGCCTGACTCTGCTCGTCTACACCGCGGCCCCCGGTACGCCGACCGCGGACGCGCTCAAGCTGCTCGCCAGCTGGGCCGCCACCGAACCCGTTGCCCTCAGCAAGGAGTAA
- a CDS encoding zinc-binding dehydrogenase produces MRATYLYGAGDVRVIDVPDPSIQQPTDAVLRVVRSCVCGSDLHPYHGAPVPAGGKPMGHEFIGVVEDIGSEVSTVKPGDLVITPFAWSDGTCDFCREGLQTSCRHGGFWGSNGIGGLQAEAVRVPLADGTLVKVPVDEDSELLPSLLTLSDVYGTGYHAALKGRVNERTSVTVVGDGAVGLMAVLSARQLGAERIILMGRHKERTDLGVEFGATEVVAERGDEGIATVRELTGGDGTHVVIDAVGFREAYDQALGVVRAGGVISRVGVPQYAEAPVGFGDFFVPNITLTGGAAPARAYIERLLPDVLAGKVAPGKVFDQTVTLEDIPAGYRAMDERTALKVIVRP; encoded by the coding sequence ATGCGAGCCACTTACCTGTACGGCGCCGGCGACGTCCGCGTGATCGACGTACCGGACCCGAGCATCCAGCAACCCACCGACGCCGTCCTGCGCGTCGTCCGCTCCTGCGTCTGCGGGAGCGATCTCCACCCGTACCACGGCGCCCCGGTCCCAGCTGGTGGTAAGCCGATGGGCCACGAGTTCATCGGAGTCGTCGAGGACATCGGCAGCGAGGTCTCGACCGTCAAGCCAGGTGATCTCGTCATCACGCCGTTCGCCTGGTCGGACGGGACCTGCGACTTCTGCCGTGAGGGACTCCAGACGTCCTGCCGGCATGGCGGCTTCTGGGGTAGCAATGGCATCGGCGGTTTGCAGGCCGAGGCGGTCCGTGTACCACTGGCGGACGGGACTCTGGTGAAGGTACCGGTCGATGAGGACTCTGAGCTGTTGCCGTCTCTGCTCACTCTGTCCGATGTGTACGGCACCGGCTACCACGCGGCTTTGAAGGGCCGCGTCAATGAGCGGACGTCGGTGACTGTGGTTGGCGACGGCGCAGTTGGCCTGATGGCCGTCTTGTCGGCTCGCCAGCTGGGAGCCGAGCGGATCATCCTGATGGGCCGGCACAAGGAGCGTACGGATCTCGGGGTCGAGTTCGGTGCGACTGAGGTTGTCGCCGAGCGGGGTGATGAGGGGATCGCGACAGTGCGCGAGTTGACCGGTGGCGACGGCACTCACGTGGTGATCGACGCGGTCGGGTTCCGGGAGGCGTACGACCAGGCGCTTGGGGTGGTGCGCGCCGGTGGGGTGATCAGCCGGGTCGGCGTTCCGCAGTACGCCGAGGCGCCGGTGGGGTTCGGCGACTTCTTCGTCCCCAACATCACCCTCACCGGCGGTGCTGCGCCGGCCCGTGCGTACATCGAGCGGCTGCTCCCGGACGTACTCGCCGGCAAGGTTGCCCCCGGCAAGGTCTTCGACCAGACGGTCACCCTGGAAGACATCCCGGCCGGCTACCGCGCGATGGACGAGCGGACCGCCCTGAAGGTCATCGTCCGCCCGTGA
- a CDS encoding TIGR03086 family metal-binding protein, whose product MTDPRPMLARALDQTQAMIDTIGADDLALPTPCPEYDVETLLGHLMTVIARIDLALTGNNPLSIPTVTPGIKDFAAEWKERRAAVDETLSNPAVLTMTCTVPWGTIPGAAAIASYTSELATHAWDLAKATGRTDLLDDAIATYCLPLSQQFLPAEPRGGHIPFGPVVEVPADASPYDRLAAWQGRQP is encoded by the coding sequence GTGACGGACCCACGCCCGATGCTCGCCCGCGCCCTGGACCAGACCCAGGCGATGATCGACACCATCGGCGCCGACGACCTGGCCTTGCCGACCCCCTGCCCGGAGTACGACGTAGAGACCCTGCTCGGCCACCTGATGACCGTCATCGCCCGGATCGACCTCGCCCTGACCGGCAACAACCCGCTGTCGATCCCGACCGTGACGCCCGGCATCAAAGACTTCGCCGCGGAATGGAAGGAACGCCGAGCCGCCGTCGACGAAACACTTTCCAACCCAGCCGTCCTCACCATGACCTGCACAGTCCCCTGGGGCACCATCCCCGGCGCCGCCGCAATCGCCTCCTACACAAGCGAATTGGCCACCCACGCCTGGGACCTGGCGAAGGCGACCGGCCGCACCGACCTCCTCGACGACGCCATCGCCACCTACTGCCTACCGCTCTCCCAGCAGTTCCTACCTGCTGAGCCGCGAGGCGGCCACATCCCCTTCGGCCCGGTGGTCGAAGTCCCCGCAGACGCCTCCCCGTACGACCGCCTAGCAGCCTGGCAGGGCCGCCAGCCCTGA
- a CDS encoding helix-turn-helix transcriptional regulator — protein MRADRLLQIILLLQRHPRLSARELAERLEVSTRTVMRDMEALSAAGVPVYTERGRNGGCVLLPGYRADVSSLTPREAQALFAWSGRASLSAELGLHDALQSAMGKLSSALPLQLQDDADALSDAIVVDRRRWFADAEDTGALPVLRQAVVTRRRVAIRYASASEGRAVRRTVDPWGLVEQAGRWYLVAAHRGVSRMYRVSRVEQVDVLDEAAVRPENLDLQEEWDRLRSGLERTLPARGVYVLLRVRPDRAEQVRRISASMLARGEHAHDVPAEGDEWVRMSMRFRIREAACGILLGFGDVVEVLEPLDLRDELLRLAHAVVEVYS, from the coding sequence ATGAGAGCCGACCGGTTGCTGCAGATCATCCTGTTGCTGCAACGGCATCCGCGGTTGAGCGCGCGTGAGCTGGCCGAGCGGCTAGAGGTGTCGACGCGGACGGTGATGCGCGACATGGAGGCGTTGTCGGCGGCCGGCGTACCGGTCTATACGGAGCGCGGGCGCAACGGTGGATGTGTGCTGCTGCCCGGTTATCGCGCCGATGTGAGCAGTCTGACGCCGCGGGAGGCGCAGGCGTTGTTTGCCTGGAGTGGCAGGGCATCGCTGTCGGCCGAGCTCGGGCTGCATGACGCACTGCAGTCCGCGATGGGCAAGCTGTCCTCTGCGCTGCCACTGCAGTTGCAGGACGATGCGGATGCGCTGTCCGATGCCATAGTCGTCGACCGGCGCCGGTGGTTCGCTGACGCCGAGGACACCGGTGCACTGCCGGTACTACGCCAAGCCGTGGTCACCCGCCGCCGAGTAGCCATCCGCTACGCCTCTGCGAGCGAGGGCCGGGCAGTACGCCGTACCGTCGACCCCTGGGGCCTGGTCGAGCAGGCCGGCCGCTGGTACTTGGTGGCAGCTCATCGCGGCGTCTCCCGGATGTACCGGGTGTCACGCGTCGAGCAGGTCGACGTACTGGACGAAGCAGCCGTGAGGCCGGAAAACCTTGACCTGCAAGAGGAATGGGACCGCCTGCGGTCAGGGCTGGAGCGAACCCTCCCGGCTCGCGGTGTCTACGTACTGCTCCGGGTGCGACCGGATCGGGCGGAGCAGGTCAGGCGCATCTCCGCGTCCATGCTGGCGAGGGGCGAGCACGCGCACGACGTACCGGCCGAGGGTGACGAGTGGGTGCGAATGTCGATGCGCTTCCGCATTCGGGAGGCCGCGTGCGGGATCCTGCTCGGCTTCGGCGATGTGGTGGAGGTGCTCGAACCCCTTGACCTCCGCGACGAACTCCTGCGGCTCGCGCACGCAGTGGTCGAGGTCTACAGCTGA
- a CDS encoding ABC transporter permease has translation MNLTIARLTMSTLFGNRRGLLLFILPGALLALCVLLALTVDDTADFSTALLQMFGLAVIVPLVSLLAATGALASEIDDGSIVYLLSKPIKRSTIIITKALVAIGVILVLAAVPMVVAGLILDLHDPTTAVAFGIGSLVAGIAYTAIFIALSVMSGNAVTIGLIYALLWEGVMGQYVGGAKALSVQQWSLAVIQNLSDAPHVKAAVKLPIGIILLAAVVVIGLTLATARLRSHILSTAE, from the coding sequence ATGAACCTGACGATTGCCCGGCTGACGATGTCCACCCTGTTCGGCAACCGGCGCGGGCTGCTGCTCTTCATCCTGCCCGGCGCCCTGCTCGCGCTCTGCGTGCTGCTGGCGCTGACCGTCGACGACACCGCCGACTTCAGTACTGCGCTGCTGCAGATGTTCGGGCTGGCCGTGATCGTGCCGCTGGTCTCGCTGCTCGCGGCGACCGGCGCGCTCGCGTCCGAGATCGACGACGGCTCGATCGTCTACCTGCTCAGCAAGCCGATCAAGCGCTCCACGATCATCATCACCAAGGCACTGGTCGCGATCGGCGTCATCCTGGTCCTGGCCGCGGTCCCGATGGTGGTGGCCGGCCTCATCCTCGACCTCCACGACCCCACAACAGCCGTTGCCTTCGGCATCGGTTCCCTGGTGGCCGGGATCGCGTACACCGCCATCTTCATCGCCCTGTCGGTGATGTCGGGCAACGCGGTCACGATCGGCCTGATCTACGCGCTCCTGTGGGAAGGCGTGATGGGCCAGTACGTCGGCGGCGCCAAGGCCCTCAGTGTGCAGCAATGGTCCCTGGCCGTCATCCAGAACCTCAGCGACGCCCCGCACGTCAAGGCCGCCGTCAAACTCCCGATCGGCATCATCCTGCTCGCCGCCGTCGTCGTGATCGGCTTGACCCTCGCCACCGCCCGGCTCCGCTCGCACATCCTTTCCACCGCCGAGTAG
- a CDS encoding ABC transporter ATP-binding protein gives MSVIQIEKVSRWYGNVVAVNDVTMTIGPGVTGLLGPNGAGKSTLITMMAGFLPPSTGDVTLDGVPVWRNQESYRHIGLVPETEAVYDTLSGSAFVLANAELQGLPNPGAATASAIATVAMEDAAGRRISTYSKGMKQRIKMAAALVHEPSVLLLDEPFNGMDPRQRLHLMDLLRKMGVDGRTVLFSSHILEEVQQVATHIEVVVSGRHAASGDYRAIRTLMTDRPVLYRLRSSDDRRLASALIGDPCTSGADLDGGSLQVQVVDFERFSRLVPSLARDLGIRLLEVAPTDESLESVFSYLVGRR, from the coding sequence ATGAGCGTGATCCAGATCGAGAAGGTCTCCCGCTGGTACGGCAATGTGGTGGCCGTCAACGACGTCACGATGACGATCGGCCCGGGCGTCACCGGCCTGCTCGGACCGAACGGCGCCGGCAAGTCCACGCTGATCACGATGATGGCCGGCTTCCTGCCGCCGTCGACCGGCGACGTCACGCTCGACGGTGTCCCGGTCTGGCGCAACCAGGAGTCCTACCGCCACATCGGGCTGGTGCCGGAGACCGAGGCCGTCTACGACACGTTGAGCGGATCCGCCTTCGTCCTCGCCAATGCCGAGCTGCAAGGACTGCCGAATCCTGGGGCCGCCACGGCGTCCGCGATCGCGACGGTGGCGATGGAGGACGCGGCCGGGCGGCGCATCTCGACGTACTCGAAGGGCATGAAGCAGCGGATCAAGATGGCCGCGGCCCTCGTGCACGAGCCGTCGGTACTGCTGCTCGACGAGCCGTTCAACGGGATGGATCCACGACAACGCCTGCACCTGATGGACCTGCTGCGCAAGATGGGCGTCGACGGCCGGACAGTGTTGTTCAGCTCGCACATCCTCGAAGAGGTGCAGCAGGTCGCGACCCACATCGAGGTCGTCGTGTCCGGGCGGCATGCGGCCTCCGGCGACTATCGTGCCATCCGCACGCTGATGACAGACCGGCCGGTGCTGTACCGGCTGCGCTCGTCGGACGACCGCCGGCTCGCGTCCGCGCTGATCGGCGATCCCTGCACCTCGGGCGCTGACCTCGACGGTGGCTCCCTGCAAGTACAGGTCGTCGACTTCGAACGCTTCAGCCGGCTCGTGCCGTCGCTGGCCCGTGACCTCGGCATCCGGCTGCTCGAGGTCGCCCCGACCGACGAGTCCCTCGAGAGCGTCTTCTCCTACCTCGTCGGGAGGCGCTGA
- a CDS encoding ABC transporter permease subunit, whose amino-acid sequence MSDQQRGAGVIHDIGYRHYDGPRLGRFAIWQALVVSSLRHAYGLGRSGKSKVMPILLLAVMVVPVAIMVGIENALDFDNPPLSQARYVFFLQAVIALYLASQAPQLFSRDLRYGSIVLYLARPLRRMDYALAKLTALVLALMVLMGLPMVILYAGALLAKFNFNLMTKEFLSGLVTALLLAVLLAAIGGLIAAATPRRGFAVAAIIAVLMVTFTAVIAVTAILDPDGTHKSVASRYANLASPFSLVEVLSTFVVRGGGDWLPTVPQGLVFGAVYVVIVGACAWGVNARYAKVARG is encoded by the coding sequence GTGTCTGACCAGCAACGCGGGGCCGGTGTCATCCACGACATCGGCTACCGGCACTACGATGGTCCGCGGCTCGGCCGGTTCGCGATCTGGCAGGCGCTGGTGGTGTCGAGCCTGCGGCACGCGTACGGGCTCGGCCGGTCCGGCAAGTCGAAGGTGATGCCGATCCTGCTGCTCGCGGTGATGGTCGTGCCGGTGGCGATCATGGTCGGGATCGAGAACGCGCTGGACTTCGACAACCCGCCGCTGTCCCAGGCGCGCTACGTCTTCTTCCTGCAAGCGGTCATCGCCCTCTACCTTGCCTCGCAGGCGCCGCAACTGTTCTCGCGTGATCTCCGCTACGGCTCGATCGTGCTCTACCTGGCCAGGCCGCTGCGCCGGATGGACTACGCGCTGGCGAAGCTGACCGCGCTGGTCCTCGCACTGATGGTCCTGATGGGCCTGCCGATGGTCATCCTGTACGCCGGTGCGCTACTGGCCAAGTTCAACTTCAACCTGATGACCAAGGAGTTCCTCAGCGGCCTGGTGACCGCGTTGCTGCTGGCTGTCCTGCTGGCCGCGATCGGCGGCCTGATCGCGGCCGCCACCCCACGCCGCGGGTTCGCCGTCGCCGCCATCATCGCGGTGCTGATGGTGACGTTCACGGCCGTCATCGCGGTCACCGCGATCCTCGACCCCGACGGCACGCACAAGAGTGTCGCGTCCCGCTACGCCAATCTGGCTTCGCCTTTCAGCCTGGTCGAGGTGTTGTCGACCTTCGTCGTGCGCGGCGGCGGCGACTGGCTGCCGACGGTGCCGCAAGGACTCGTCTTCGGCGCTGTCTACGTCGTGATCGTCGGCGCCTGCGCCTGGGGCGTCAACGCCCGGTACGCCAAGGTGGCCCGCGGATGA
- a CDS encoding ABC transporter ATP-binding protein, which produces MPVIATTSLTKRYPRVTALDELTVEVGSGVTGLVGANGAGKSTLLKILLGLIAPTAGSAIVLGHDVVTGGEAVRALVGYMPEHDCLPPDVSATEFAVHLAQMSGLPATAARERAADVLRHVGLDEARYRPMGGYSTGMKQRVKLAQALVHDPKLVLLDEPTNGLDPAGRDEMLTLVRRIGTEFGIPVLITSHLLGELEHVCDHIVVLDGGRLLRSESKAALTGETGVLAVEVRDLSGRDRLAAALERGGARARTDGPLVLVEISGEETYDLVRDAIADLGLGLVRVEQHRHRLEEVFSV; this is translated from the coding sequence GTGCCCGTTATCGCGACCACATCGTTGACCAAGCGATACCCGCGTGTGACGGCCCTGGACGAGCTGACTGTCGAAGTGGGGTCCGGCGTGACCGGACTGGTTGGCGCCAACGGTGCCGGCAAGTCGACCCTGCTGAAGATTCTGCTCGGACTGATCGCCCCGACCGCCGGAAGCGCCATCGTGCTGGGACACGACGTGGTCACCGGCGGCGAGGCGGTCCGCGCTCTCGTCGGCTACATGCCGGAGCACGACTGCCTGCCACCCGACGTCTCCGCGACCGAGTTCGCGGTGCACCTCGCGCAGATGTCCGGCCTGCCCGCGACCGCCGCCCGGGAACGAGCCGCCGACGTACTCCGGCACGTCGGCCTCGACGAGGCGCGCTACCGGCCGATGGGTGGCTACTCCACCGGCATGAAGCAACGGGTGAAGCTGGCCCAGGCCTTGGTGCACGACCCCAAACTTGTTCTGCTCGACGAACCGACCAACGGGCTCGACCCGGCCGGGCGCGACGAGATGCTCACGCTGGTCCGCCGGATCGGCACCGAGTTCGGCATCCCCGTGCTGATCACCTCGCATCTGCTCGGCGAGCTCGAGCATGTCTGCGACCACATCGTCGTACTGGACGGCGGCCGGCTGCTCCGCTCGGAGTCCAAGGCAGCGCTGACCGGCGAGACCGGAGTACTGGCGGTCGAAGTACGGGATCTCAGTGGACGCGACCGATTGGCTGCCGCACTGGAACGTGGCGGGGCGCGAGCCAGGACCGATGGTCCGCTGGTACTCGTGGAGATCAGCGGCGAAGAGACGTACGACCTGGTCCGCGACGCGATCGCCGACCTCGGCCTCGGACTGGTCCGGGTCGAACAGCACCGGCACCGGCTGGAAGAGGTCTTCAGTGTCTGA
- a CDS encoding GNAT family N-acetyltransferase, with protein sequence MRIRVMTADDAGAVSRLRRETYSYSVMSPAYLRHQMSTRSPAERHLGLVAEDGDQVVGMGTAGLNIWTSEPGQSEVAIQVHPSYRRQGIGGALAERLHGHLSEVGALRIRTFATPLGLRFADGLGYEPSREMHYSGLDPRVLPEQPAVPDGIRIATMDTLDPRQIFVADTIATLDEPSDSPMDSVDYDEWLKEIWESPASDKALSVAALAGDEVACFTTVVADGDRAWSDMTGSVPAYRGRGLAKLVKSVALRRCARAGITGAFTSNDDANLPMLAINNWLGYRRIETQTSLLRTL encoded by the coding sequence ATGCGGATCAGGGTGATGACGGCGGACGATGCCGGGGCGGTTTCGCGGTTGCGGCGGGAGACGTATTCGTACTCCGTGATGTCGCCGGCCTACCTCCGGCACCAGATGTCGACGCGGTCGCCGGCGGAACGGCATCTCGGGTTGGTCGCGGAAGACGGCGACCAGGTGGTCGGGATGGGAACTGCTGGGCTGAACATCTGGACGAGTGAGCCGGGGCAGAGCGAGGTGGCGATCCAGGTCCATCCGTCGTACCGCCGCCAGGGCATCGGTGGTGCGTTGGCCGAGCGGTTGCATGGTCACTTGAGTGAGGTCGGCGCGTTGCGGATCCGGACGTTCGCGACGCCTTTAGGACTGCGCTTTGCTGATGGCCTCGGGTATGAGCCGTCGCGGGAGATGCACTACTCGGGTTTGGATCCACGGGTACTACCGGAGCAGCCGGCTGTACCTGATGGGATTCGGATTGCGACGATGGACACCTTGGATCCACGGCAGATCTTTGTCGCGGACACGATCGCCACCCTCGACGAGCCGAGCGATTCGCCGATGGATTCGGTGGACTACGACGAATGGCTGAAGGAGATCTGGGAATCGCCGGCGTCGGACAAGGCGTTGAGTGTCGCGGCCCTAGCGGGTGACGAGGTTGCCTGCTTCACGACGGTCGTGGCGGACGGCGACCGGGCCTGGTCGGACATGACGGGCAGCGTTCCGGCGTACCGGGGTCGTGGACTCGCGAAGCTGGTGAAGTCGGTCGCGCTGCGCCGGTGCGCGCGGGCCGGTATCACCGGCGCGTTCACCTCTAACGACGATGCGAACCTGCCGATGCTCGCGATCAACAACTGGCTCGGCTATCGCCGGATCGAGACCCAGACCAGTCTGCTCAGGACGCTCTGA
- a CDS encoding GNAT family N-acetyltransferase, which translates to MAVEIRTAMIDDASTVPATWRSLPGAFYQNLFVDKDFRGRGIGSELMKRADAHLAE; encoded by the coding sequence ATGGCGGTCGAGATCCGGACGGCCATGATCGACGACGCCTCGACGGTGCCCGCGACCTGGCGGAGTCTTCCGGGCGCTTTCTACCAGAATCTCTTTGTGGACAAGGACTTCCGCGGCCGGGGCATCGGGTCGGAGTTGATGAAACGGGCCGACGCGCATCTGGCGGAGTAG
- a CDS encoding GNAT family N-acetyltransferase: MEIRPAVPDDADAVMVLYDLLEPWSVTTVEVMRAGIARDAGSASRTRLAAFDGDRLIGWSSSVLTAGSDPVSGELRVMVHPEFRGRGAGTGLLDLAHERLKAAGAMSVRVFADPAAREWASRWGYRQTRQVHYAGIEPERAPELPVVPEGVRLAPFTELDPRLVYMADEVAQRIKPGDAKIVGRPYEEWLADIWESPAMMHDLSVAAVQDDEVIAFTRGNGSYRKIWSQMTATMPAHQGRGLAKLVKCAALHRAADAGVIGAYTANYDGNEPMLAVNNWLGYRRAATHSVLICPL, translated from the coding sequence ATGGAGATCAGGCCTGCCGTACCGGATGATGCCGACGCCGTCATGGTGCTTTACGACCTCCTTGAGCCGTGGTCGGTCACCACCGTGGAAGTGATGCGGGCCGGCATCGCCAGGGACGCCGGGTCCGCGAGCCGCACGAGGCTTGCGGCCTTCGACGGTGATCGGTTGATCGGCTGGAGTTCGTCCGTGCTGACTGCGGGGTCCGATCCGGTCAGCGGTGAGCTGCGGGTCATGGTGCATCCGGAGTTCCGGGGGCGTGGGGCCGGCACCGGGCTGCTGGATCTGGCGCATGAGCGGTTGAAGGCGGCCGGCGCGATGAGTGTGCGGGTCTTTGCTGATCCTGCGGCGCGGGAGTGGGCGTCGCGCTGGGGGTACCGGCAGACGAGGCAGGTGCACTACGCGGGGATCGAACCAGAGCGGGCGCCGGAGCTTCCCGTAGTACCGGAGGGGGTGCGGTTGGCGCCGTTCACCGAGCTGGATCCGCGGCTCGTGTACATGGCCGATGAAGTTGCCCAGCGCATCAAACCCGGGGACGCGAAGATCGTCGGACGCCCGTACGAGGAATGGCTCGCGGATATCTGGGAGTCGCCGGCGATGATGCACGACCTGAGCGTCGCCGCGGTGCAGGACGACGAGGTCATCGCGTTCACCCGGGGCAACGGCAGCTACCGCAAGATCTGGTCGCAGATGACGGCGACGATGCCTGCGCACCAAGGGCGCGGCCTGGCCAAGCTGGTGAAGTGCGCGGCGCTACATCGGGCCGCCGACGCCGGGGTAATAGGTGCGTACACCGCGAACTACGACGGCAACGAGCCGATGCTTGCCGTCAACAACTGGTTGGGCTACCGGCGGGCGGCGACCCACTCCGTCCTGATCTGCCCTCTTTAA
- a CDS encoding MaoC family dehydratase: protein MQTFTGVDEVVHAVGTQLGETAWLEITQEQVNQFAEATGDHQWIHVDVDRAAKGPYGGTIAHGYLTLSLIARFGEELFSVEGVTAKLNYGVNKVRFPSPVPVGRRVRASASIAGAQETPAGVQVSLQWVIELEDSTKPACVAETVVLLVR, encoded by the coding sequence ATGCAGACCTTCACCGGTGTCGACGAGGTCGTCCACGCGGTCGGTACCCAGCTGGGCGAGACCGCGTGGCTGGAGATCACCCAGGAGCAGGTGAACCAGTTCGCCGAGGCGACCGGTGACCACCAGTGGATCCACGTCGACGTCGATCGGGCGGCGAAGGGCCCGTACGGCGGCACGATCGCGCACGGCTATCTGACGCTGAGCCTGATCGCCCGCTTCGGCGAGGAGCTGTTCTCGGTCGAGGGTGTGACGGCGAAGCTGAACTACGGCGTCAACAAGGTCCGCTTCCCCAGCCCGGTCCCGGTCGGTCGCCGGGTCCGCGCTAGCGCCTCGATCGCCGGCGCGCAGGAGACCCCGGCCGGCGTCCAGGTTTCCCTGCAGTGGGTCATCGAGCTCGAGGACTCCACCAAGCCGGCCTGCGTCGCGGAGACCGTAGTACTGCTCGTCCGTTAA